Part of the Pseudomonadota bacterium genome is shown below.
CTCGCTCCTCCCGCACGGCCACATCGAGCATGTAGCCCCGCCGAGGGACCGTCTTCAGGACGATACGTTCATCGTCACCCAATACGCGTCGCAGCTCCACTACGCACTGGGTCAATGCGTCATCGGTTACCTCGACCGGCCCCCACACGGCCTCGATCAGTTCATTCTTCGAACACAGGCGCTGAGGGTGGGCGATGAAATAGCTCAATAGCTGGAAGGTGCGTGGCCGCAGCTTCAGCGGTTCGTCTCCACGACTCAGCGTGCCGCGGTTTGGATCGAGCACGAAATCATCGAAGTGTTTTAGTGACCGTCGCGACGCGGTCGCGGGGGATGCCGGCAGGTTGGCGCGCGAGCCAGACATAGGGGAGTCGACTTGGATCGAATCGGAATCCTACGGTGCCACAGGCTTCGGAGGCCGGCAAATCTGGGCACTCGCCAGACGGATTCGTACCGTCGTGCGCGATCGCACGACGATACGAGTCGACGGTCTACTACATCGTCGACTTAGCGGATCCGCTCAGTCGTTGAGGATGAAGGTGACCTTCAGGGCAACCCGGTACTCGGTCACCTTGCCGTTCGCCACCAGTACCTTCTGGTCTTGCACCCACGCCGACTGCACGTTGTGCAGGGTCTTGGTGGCGCGGGCCACCCCGAGATCGACGGCGTCATCGAAGGACTTCGGTGACGAGGCGATGATTTCCGTAACGCGTGCAACGCTCATGTGACACTCCCTGTGGTTTGATCGAAGCACCGACCATCGTGTCACCGACGGGGAGCAGCTCCAAGGGACGTTACGGTCGTTGACACATCACCGGGTGGTGACACGGTGACGGGGTGTAAACCGCGATAGGGTAAGGCGCAAACGGCGGCCCCGCCTCCGGCCAGCGGCGACGACGCAGATGCCTAGTCGAGAGGGTTTGCGTCGCCCTCTAGCGCCTGAAAGGTTTGCGCTGCGCTGAAGCCACGTGACTGGAGGAAGCGCGCCTGCTTTGCTCGCGCGGCCTCACCGTCGGGCGAACCG
Proteins encoded:
- a CDS encoding dodecin family protein, whose amino-acid sequence is MSVARVTEIIASSPKSFDDAVDLGVARATKTLHNVQSAWVQDQKVLVANGKVTEYRVALKVTFILND
- a CDS encoding RecX family transcriptional regulator: GLRERGIRAGDAALALEALDVDWVVQARAVRIRRFGAGSPDGEAARAKQARFLQSRGFSAAQTFQALEGDANPLD